Proteins from a single region of Equus asinus isolate D_3611 breed Donkey chromosome 17, EquAss-T2T_v2, whole genome shotgun sequence:
- the LOC139040643 gene encoding olfactory receptor 5A1-like, giving the protein MSMERNRNETSVSTFVLLGLSDEKEVQRVLFPVFLGIYLMTLIWNLGLIIVIRMNSHLHTPMYFFLSFLSFLDICYSSSNSPRMLSDFLKDEKNISFIACATQYFIGCWMGQAECCILATMAYDRFVGIGRPLQYSSIMAPGLCHKLIAGAYGSGFLGSLVQTVSCFRLYYCGPNIIPNFYCDVTQIISLSCSDSHISQMILSLESIFVGFGSFLVIILSHAIIVASILKLSSIKGSAKAFNTCASHLVVVTIFYSTSLFMYLHPNSSHSKKQNKVLSVFYVILIPMLNPVIYSFRNKEIKEALKRMTKRVTHLFP; this is encoded by the coding sequence ATGTCCATGGAAAGGAATAGAAATGAGACTTCTGTGTCCACGTTTGTCCTCCTGGGACTTTCAGATGAAAAAGAGGTGCAGCGTGTACTATTCCCAGTCTTTCTAGGGATCTACCTTATGACTCTAATCTGGAACCTGGGTCTTATCATCGTAATCAGGATGAACTCCCACCTGCACACgcctatgtacttttttctcagtttcctatcATTTTTAGACATCTGTTATTCTTCTTCAAATAGCCCAAGAATGCTTTCAGActtcttaaaagatgaaaaaaacattTCCTTCATTGCCTGTGCCACCCAGTATTTTATTGGGTGCTGGATGGGTCAGGCTGAATGCTGCATCTTGGCCACCATGGCCTATGACAGATTTGTTGGTATCggtaggcctctgcagtactcGAGCATCatggctcctggcctctgtcatAAGTTGATTGCTGGGGCCTATGGGAGTGGTTTCCTTGGTAGCTTAGTTCAAACAGTTTCTTGCTTTCGTCTCTACTACTGTGGGCCCAACATCATTCCAAATTTCTACTGTGATGTAACCCagattatttctttgtcttgttctgaTTCCCACATCAGCCAAATGATTCTGTCTCTCGAATCTATTTTTGTTGGGTTTGGTTCCTTCTTGGTAATCATCTTATCTCATGCAATCATTGTAGCTTCCATCCTGAAACTATCTTCCATCAAAGGTAGTGCCAAGGCCTTCAatacctgtgcctcccacctaGTAGTTGTGACAATCTTCTATAGCACCAGCCTCTTTATGTACCTGCATCCTAACTCTAGCCACTCCAAGAAGCAAAACaaggtgctgtcagtgttctatGTTATCCTAATCCCCATGTTAAACCCTGTTATCTATAGTTTCAGGAACAAGGAGATCAAAGAGGCCCTCAAGAGGATGACAAAGAGAGTAAcacatttatttccataa
- the LOC106846478 gene encoding olfactory receptor 5AN1-like: MTQGGNITAITHFLLLGFSDFPRIRAVLFVVFLLVYILTLIWNLFLIILIRMDFHLHTPMYFFLHNLSFIDICYVTSTVPKMLSNFFQEQQTITLAGCAVQYFIFSTMGLSESCLMTAMAYDRYAAICNPLLYSSIMSPTLCVQMVLGSYMAGFSGSISQLCAMLQLQFCGPNVINHFFCDMPQLLVLSCTDTFFVQLMTAVLIVIFGIINVSIIMISYGCIVISIMKITSAKGRSRAFNTCASHLTAVTLFYSSSIFVYLSSSSGGSSSFDRFASVFYTVVIPMLNPLIYSLRNKEIKDALKRLQKKRKYC, encoded by the coding sequence ATGACTCAAGGAGGAAATATTACAGCTATCACCCATTTCCTCCTCTTGGGATTCTCAGATTTCCCCAGAATCAGAGCAGtgctcttcgttgtattcctgtTGGTGTACATTTTGACTCTGATTTGGAACCTGTTTCTCATCATCTTAATAAGGATGGATTTCcatctccacacacccatgtacttcttcctccatAATCTGTCCTTCATTGATATCTGCTACGTGACCTCCACAGTTCCCAAGATGCTCTCCAACTTTTTCCAGGAGCAGCAAACCATCACCCTTGCGGGTTGTGCTGTTCAATACTTCATCTTTTCAACCATGGGACTGAGTGAGTCTTGTCTCATGACAGCCATGGCTTATGATCGATATGCTGCCATTTGTAACCCActtctctattcatccatcatGTCACCCACTCTGTGTGTTCAAATGGTGCTTGGGTCCTATATGGCAGGATTCTCTGGTTCTATATCCCAATTGTGTGCCATGCTTCAGCTCCAATTCTGTGGGCCTAATGTCAtcaaccacttcttctgtgacatgcCACAACTGTTAGTCTTGTCCTGCACTGACACTTTCTTTGTACAACTCATGACTGCGGTATTAATAGTGATCTTTGGGATAATAAATGTCTCAATTATCATGATATCTTATGGCTGTATTGTCATCTCCATTATGAAGATCACTTCAGCTAAAGGCAGGTCCAGGGCTTTCAACACCTGTGCTTCTCACCTGACAGCAGTGACCCTCTTCTATTCCTCAAGTATCTTTGTCTACTTGAGTTCCAGCTCTGGCGGTTCCTCCAGCTTTGACAGATTTGCATCAGTCTTCTACACTGTGGTGATTCCCATGTTGAATCCCTTGAtttatagtctgaggaacaaagaaatcaaagacgcCTTGAAGAGGttgcaaaagaagagaaagtattGCTGA